The region ATGTAGTCGATGTCGGCCGCGGTGGCCGCGGGGTGCGCCTTGTCGAGGTTCCAGTCGGTGTCGGTCGTACCGATGATCCAGTGCCGACCCCACGGGATGACGAACAGCACGCTCTTCGGGGTGCGCAGCAGCAGGCCCATCTCGGAGTGGAAGCGGTCGCGCGGCACGACGAGGTGCACGCCCTTCGACGCGCGCACCTTGAACTCGCCGCGCTCGCCCACCATCGCCTGCGTCTCGCCCGTCCACACGCCGGTCGCGTTCACGACCTGCTTCGCGCGGATCTCGAACTGCTCGCCCGTCTCGTAGTCGTGCGCCTGCACGCCGACCACCCGCTCCCCCACCTTGAGGAAGCCCTCCGCGCGCACGCGGCTCGCGACGTGGGCGCCGTAGAAGGATGCGGTGCGCGCGAGCTCGGCGACATAGCGCGCGTCGTCGACCTGGGCGTCGTAGTAGGTGAGCCCGCCGACGAACGCGTTCGGGTCGAGCGACGGGATCTTCTTGAGCACCTGCTTCTTCGTCAGGTGGCGGTGCAGCGGCACGCCCGGCTTCATGAAGCCCGTGTAGCTGAAGACGTCGTAGAGCGCCATGCCCGCGCCGATGTAGGCGCGCTCGATGAGCGGCGTCTCGAGCGGGTAGAGGAAGCGCACCGGCTTCGCGAGGTGCGGCGCGATGCGCTGCAGCAGCAGCCCGCGCTCGATGAGGGCCTCGCGCACGAGCCCGAAGTTCAGCTGCTCGAGGTAGCGGATGCCGCCGTGGATGAGCTTCGACGAGCGGCTTGAAGTTCCGGAGGCGAAGTCGCGCGCCTCGATGAGGCCGACGCGCAGGCCGCGCGTGACGGCGTCGAGCGCCGCTCCGGTGCCGACGATGCCGCCGCCGATGACGAGCACGTCGAGCTCGCGCTCCCGCATCGAGGCGATCGCAGCGGCGCGCTCCTCGGGGCCGAGCTTCCTCGACCGACTCACGCTGTTGGTGGTCTCAGACATGGATCCTCCTCGTTCGCGTCGCGCGGAGCGGCGCAGTTAGCGTTGCGGGTTGGCCTCCAGCACCACGTCGATCCGCTGGAACTCCTTGAGATCCTTATAGCCGGTGGTCGACATGGCCTTCCTGAGGGCGCCCATGATGTTGGCTGTGCCGTCCGCGACGGGCGACGGCCCGTTCAGCACGACGTCGAGCGGGCCGACCTGGTCGACCTGCACGCGGTTGCCGCGCGGCAGCTTCTGGTTGTGCGCCTCCGGGCCCCAGTGCCAGCCGCGACCCGGCGCATCCGTCGCCCGCGCGAGCGCGGTGCCGAGCACGACGGCGTCGGCGCCGCACGCGAGCGCCTTGACGATCTGCCCGGAGGTGCCGAGCGAGCCGTCGGCGATGACGTGCACGTAGCGGCCGCCCGACTCGTCGAGGTAGTCGCGGCGCGCGGCGGCGACGTCGCTCACCGCGGTCGCCATGGGCGCGGCGACGCCGAGCACGCGCTCGCTCGTCGACGCGGCCCCGCCG is a window of Agrococcus sp. Marseille-Q4369 DNA encoding:
- a CDS encoding glycerol-3-phosphate dehydrogenase/oxidase, with protein sequence MSETTNSVSRSRKLGPEERAAAIASMRERELDVLVIGGGIVGTGAALDAVTRGLRVGLIEARDFASGTSSRSSKLIHGGIRYLEQLNFGLVREALIERGLLLQRIAPHLAKPVRFLYPLETPLIERAYIGAGMALYDVFSYTGFMKPGVPLHRHLTKKQVLKKIPSLDPNAFVGGLTYYDAQVDDARYVAELARTASFYGAHVASRVRAEGFLKVGERVVGVQAHDYETGEQFEIRAKQVVNATGVWTGETQAMVGERGEFKVRASKGVHLVVPRDRFHSEMGLLLRTPKSVLFVIPWGRHWIIGTTDTDWNLDKAHPAATAADIDYILDNVNKVLATKLTRADVEGVYAGLRPLLAAGGDGTSTANISREHYVSHTVPGLVLIAGGKWTTYRVMAKDAIDEAVSAMDGKVPESCTEQIPLLGATGYRAAWNKRAKIARAFGVHKHRVEHLLNRYGVLTDEILDMIRKDPSLLEPLPGADDYIGAEVRYACTHEGALHLDDVLARRTRISIESWDRGVSAAPVAARIMADALGWDDARVEKEINTYNKRVAAEIASQELPDDESADRARTEAPEIVPLSALPTADTVGTRPQPAA